The Microcoleus sp. bin38.metabat.b11b12b14.051 genome contains a region encoding:
- a CDS encoding TrkH family potassium uptake protein has product MTVSRTICLGFLAVITAGALLLMMPFSTIDGTWSDPITALFTSTSAVCVTGLSVVDVGKYYSFWGQLCLVLLVQIGGLGYMTATTLLLLLLGRRFGLKDKIALQQSLDKSGLAGVVQLVQSIIATTALFELTGVFLLMSVFVPKYGFKDGLWSAIFHSVNAFNNAGFSLYSDSLIGYVNSPVINFTISGLIIFGGIGYQVIMEMYLWLRDRFNKSPICTVFSLNFKVVTSTTAFLLILGTLAYLVLEYNNPGTFGPLNFPQKVMAAWFQSVTPRTAGFNTIDISKMTEASLFMTIVLMFIGASPGSTGGGIKTTTFRILFSCTAAVLDGQEQVQCYQRQIPSALILKTISVVFGSLLVAIASATLIEITNPELEFMQVLFEAMSGFGTVGLSTGITAKISAIGKLILIATMYIGRVGVLLLMSAAVGDPKPRTFKYAEESLLVG; this is encoded by the coding sequence ATGACTGTCTCGCGAACCATTTGCTTGGGCTTTCTCGCCGTCATTACCGCAGGTGCTCTACTACTAATGATGCCATTTTCCACAATTGATGGAACTTGGAGCGATCCAATCACAGCACTCTTCACCTCTACTTCCGCCGTCTGCGTCACCGGCTTATCGGTTGTGGATGTCGGCAAATATTACTCTTTTTGGGGACAACTCTGCCTAGTTTTACTGGTGCAAATAGGAGGTTTGGGCTACATGACAGCCACAACTTTGTTGTTGCTGTTATTGGGCCGCCGCTTTGGTTTAAAAGACAAAATTGCCCTGCAACAATCACTTGATAAATCCGGGCTAGCCGGCGTAGTGCAACTCGTGCAGTCAATTATAGCAACAACCGCTTTGTTTGAATTAACAGGAGTGTTTTTGTTAATGTCGGTTTTTGTCCCTAAATACGGATTTAAAGACGGTCTCTGGTCTGCTATATTTCACAGTGTTAATGCCTTTAACAATGCCGGATTTAGCCTCTACTCAGATAGTTTAATTGGCTATGTAAATTCCCCTGTAATTAACTTCACAATCAGTGGTTTAATCATATTTGGGGGAATCGGCTATCAAGTAATTATGGAAATGTACCTGTGGCTACGCGATCGCTTCAACAAAAGCCCTATCTGCACAGTTTTTTCCCTCAACTTCAAAGTTGTCACCAGTACAACTGCTTTCCTTTTAATTTTAGGAACCCTAGCATATTTAGTGCTGGAATACAACAACCCAGGAACTTTCGGACCTCTCAATTTTCCGCAAAAGGTAATGGCCGCTTGGTTTCAATCAGTTACTCCTCGCACGGCGGGATTTAATACAATTGACATCAGCAAAATGACCGAAGCCTCGTTATTTATGACCATCGTCCTGATGTTTATTGGTGCCAGTCCCGGCAGCACCGGCGGTGGCATCAAAACCACAACTTTTAGGATATTATTTAGCTGTACCGCAGCAGTTCTCGATGGTCAGGAACAGGTGCAGTGCTATCAGCGTCAAATCCCGTCAGCACTGATTCTAAAAACTATTAGCGTAGTCTTTGGTTCCCTGTTGGTCGCGATCGCATCTGCAACTTTAATCGAAATCACCAATCCCGAACTAGAATTTATGCAAGTGCTATTTGAGGCAATGTCAGGTTTTGGCACAGTCGGCCTTTCCACAGGGATTACAGCCAAGATTTCGGCGATCGGCAAATTAATTTTGATTGCTACCATGTATATAGGTCGGGTTGGCGTGCTACTGCTAATGAGTGCCGCTGTCGGCGATCCCAAACCCAGAACTTTTAAGTATGCTGAGGAAAGTTTGTTAGTTGGATAA
- a CDS encoding methyltransferase domain-containing protein, whose amino-acid sequence MTSTLYQQIQQLYDASSGLWEQVWGEHMHHGFYGPDGNLKKERRQAQIDLIEELLGEAGVTSVAAGTEPYRILDVGCGIGGSTLYLTQKFSSIAPNNLKSDGGVEIDSSRSTQDKTIPRVTATGITLSPVQAKRATERAQSAGLESNVNFLVADALNMPFPDESFDLVWSLESGEHMPDKIKFLQECCRVLKPGGTLILATWCHRPLGETKGELTDAERRELAEIYRVYALPYVISLPEYEEIVRSLPFTSIRSADWSKAVAPFWDVVIDSALTPSAIWGLLTSGWTTVQAALALGLMSRGYESGLIRFGLICAVKS is encoded by the coding sequence ATGACATCAACACTTTACCAGCAAATTCAGCAACTATATGACGCTTCTAGCGGTTTGTGGGAGCAGGTGTGGGGCGAACATATGCACCACGGGTTCTACGGCCCGGATGGCAATCTGAAAAAAGAGCGGCGACAAGCTCAGATTGATTTGATCGAAGAACTGCTGGGCGAGGCTGGAGTAACGTCTGTTGCAGCAGGAACGGAACCTTACCGCATTCTGGATGTCGGTTGCGGAATCGGGGGGAGCACGCTGTATTTGACTCAAAAGTTTAGCTCGATCGCGCCAAATAATTTAAAGTCGGATGGTGGGGTCGAGATCGATTCGAGTCGATCGACACAAGATAAGACGATCCCGAGAGTTACAGCTACGGGCATTACTCTGAGTCCGGTACAGGCAAAAAGAGCAACGGAACGCGCTCAAAGTGCTGGACTCGAAAGCAATGTCAATTTTTTGGTGGCAGATGCTTTGAATATGCCTTTTCCTGATGAGTCTTTTGATTTGGTTTGGTCGCTCGAAAGCGGCGAACATATGCCAGACAAAATTAAGTTTTTGCAGGAATGTTGCCGCGTGCTCAAGCCGGGAGGAACTTTGATTTTGGCGACTTGGTGTCACCGTCCGCTGGGAGAAACGAAGGGAGAATTGACTGATGCAGAGAGAAGGGAATTGGCAGAAATTTACCGGGTTTATGCTTTGCCTTACGTGATTTCTTTGCCGGAATACGAGGAAATTGTTCGCAGTTTGCCTTTTACAAGTATTCGCAGTGCGGATTGGTCAAAGGCGGTTGCTCCGTTTTGGGATGTGGTGATCGATTCTGCTTTGACTCCGAGCGCGATTTGGGGTTTGCTAACTAGCGGTTGGACGACTGTTCAAGCTGCACTTGCTCTCGGATTGATGAGTCGGGGATATGAGAGCGGACTGATTCGTTTCGGATTGATTTGTGCTGTAAAATCTTAG
- a CDS encoding homogentisate phytyltransferase: MSNDSIGKSWIERENGEAPQSWVRAFWEFSRPHTIVGTTLSVLALYAIAQSNRLLVNPVFLPLAFAWLACICGNIYIVGLNQLEDVEIDKINKPYLPIASGAFSRKTGEVIVVSTGILAVLIALFQGPFLLATVGVSLAIGTAYSLPPIRLKRFPFWAALCIFTVRGAIVNLGLFLHFNWVLSLSRAKSIFSDWSLNSVSFEIPPEVWVLTVFVVVFTVAIAIFKDIPDMEGDKQYNITTFTIELGKPAVFNLSRWVLTVCYLGANGAAAVLLSSVNLVFFVAAHLAALGLMWFWSFKVDLDDSKAITDFYQFIWKLFFLEYLIFPAACWLG, encoded by the coding sequence ATGAGCAACGATTCGATCGGCAAATCTTGGATTGAGCGTGAAAATGGCGAGGCTCCGCAAAGCTGGGTGCGGGCATTTTGGGAGTTTTCTCGGCCGCACACGATTGTGGGGACTACGTTGAGTGTACTGGCTTTGTACGCGATCGCCCAAAGCAACCGGCTGTTGGTGAATCCGGTATTTCTGCCCCTAGCTTTTGCTTGGTTGGCTTGCATTTGTGGCAATATTTATATTGTGGGATTGAACCAGTTAGAAGATGTGGAAATTGATAAAATAAATAAGCCGTATTTGCCGATCGCCTCGGGAGCTTTTTCTCGCAAGACTGGAGAGGTGATTGTAGTCTCAACGGGAATTTTAGCGGTTTTGATTGCGCTATTCCAAGGCCCGTTTTTGCTGGCTACGGTTGGCGTGAGTTTGGCGATTGGGACTGCTTATTCTCTGCCGCCAATTCGGCTCAAACGCTTTCCTTTTTGGGCGGCGCTGTGCATTTTTACGGTGCGGGGGGCGATCGTCAATCTCGGGCTATTTCTGCACTTTAATTGGGTGTTGAGTTTGTCCAGGGCGAAAAGCATTTTTTCAGACTGGAGTTTAAATAGTGTGTCTTTTGAGATACCGCCGGAAGTTTGGGTGCTGACGGTGTTTGTGGTGGTGTTTACCGTGGCGATCGCGATTTTTAAAGATATTCCCGACATGGAGGGCGACAAGCAATACAATATTACTACGTTTACGATCGAGCTGGGCAAGCCTGCGGTCTTTAATTTGTCTCGCTGGGTGCTGACGGTTTGCTATTTGGGCGCGAATGGAGCCGCAGCAGTCCTGTTGTCTAGCGTTAATTTAGTGTTTTTTGTCGCGGCTCATTTGGCGGCTTTGGGTTTGATGTGGTTTTGGAGTTTTAAAGTTGATTTGGACGATTCAAAAGCAATTACTGATTTTTATCAGTTTATCTGGAAGTTGTTTTTCTTAGAATATTTGATTTTTCCAGCAGCTTGTTGGTTGGGGTAG